In Curtobacterium sp. TC1, the following proteins share a genomic window:
- a CDS encoding 3-hydroxyacyl-CoA dehydrogenase NAD-binding domain-containing protein: protein MSMTTVDTDRLSELSEDEVVTHSFVKHVTMPSGGTLALITLDNGKDYKRPNTLGPRTLQELSGVLDTLKTEAAAGTIQGVAITGKEYCFAAGADLSQAAAVPSREAAHDLAALGHATLRKFSDLGVPSFAFVNTLALGGGLEIALHCTYRAFSSAAQGIGLPEVFLGIIPGWGGATLLPRLIGPERALRVIVENPLKNNRLMDGPAAVEIGIGDVLIPSVTFLPAAVAWADGVITGATKVVRKNEPGMLEKAAWGTVVKVARGQVASKIGTVPKSPFRALDLVAAARGGSLDERFADEDDALADLLSGDQFAASMYAFDLVQKRAKKPVGAPQGVEPKKITKVGVLGAGLMASQFALLFARRLGVPVVITDVDQSRVDAGVERIRGEVAKLLDKGRISPDDANRITALVSGSVSYDAFADADWVIEAVFEEMTVKQEVFRKIEQVIAPDAILATNTSSLSVSEMGSVLSDPSRLVGFHFFNPVAVMPLLEVVRTADTSDETLVTALAVAKTLKKTAIITADQPGFVVNRVLARVLGEAMRGVEQGTSFDVVAAGAAPLGLPMSPFELLELVGLPVGAHVLDSHHAAWPERFYPGDGLKKIAEHGKILTRDKKGNATGYDPAAVKLVAPSKKDAKPVDAAAMQQRFEDALADELHRMLEDEVVQHVEEIDLGLILGAGYPFQAGGISPYLDRSGASERVFGGSFHDPLIVGPASR, encoded by the coding sequence ATGAGCATGACCACCGTCGACACCGACCGTCTGTCCGAACTCAGCGAGGACGAGGTCGTCACGCACTCGTTCGTCAAGCACGTCACGATGCCCTCCGGCGGCACCCTGGCGCTCATCACGCTCGACAACGGCAAGGACTACAAGCGTCCGAACACCCTCGGGCCGCGCACCCTCCAGGAACTCTCCGGGGTGCTCGACACCCTGAAGACCGAGGCGGCCGCCGGGACGATCCAGGGCGTCGCGATCACCGGCAAGGAGTACTGCTTCGCCGCCGGGGCCGACCTGTCCCAGGCCGCGGCGGTGCCCTCGCGCGAGGCCGCCCACGACCTGGCCGCCCTCGGGCACGCCACCCTCCGCAAGTTCTCCGACCTCGGGGTGCCGTCGTTCGCCTTCGTGAACACCCTGGCCCTCGGCGGTGGGCTCGAGATCGCCCTGCACTGCACGTACCGGGCGTTCTCGTCCGCCGCGCAGGGCATCGGCCTGCCCGAGGTCTTCCTCGGCATCATCCCCGGCTGGGGTGGTGCGACGCTCCTCCCCCGCCTGATCGGCCCCGAACGAGCGCTCCGCGTCATCGTCGAGAACCCCCTCAAGAACAACCGCCTGATGGACGGCCCGGCTGCGGTCGAGATCGGCATCGGCGACGTGCTCATCCCGTCGGTGACGTTCCTGCCCGCAGCGGTGGCCTGGGCCGACGGCGTCATCACCGGCGCGACCAAGGTGGTGCGCAAGAACGAGCCGGGCATGCTCGAGAAGGCTGCCTGGGGCACCGTCGTCAAGGTCGCGCGCGGGCAGGTGGCGTCGAAGATCGGCACCGTGCCGAAGTCGCCGTTCCGAGCGCTCGACCTCGTGGCCGCCGCTCGCGGCGGCTCGTTGGACGAGCGGTTCGCCGACGAGGACGACGCCCTCGCGGACCTGCTCTCCGGCGACCAGTTCGCCGCGTCGATGTACGCGTTCGACCTCGTGCAGAAGCGTGCGAAGAAGCCCGTCGGCGCTCCGCAGGGCGTCGAGCCGAAGAAGATCACGAAGGTCGGTGTCCTCGGCGCCGGGCTGATGGCGTCGCAGTTCGCGTTGCTGTTCGCCCGTCGCCTCGGCGTCCCCGTGGTGATCACCGACGTCGACCAGTCCCGCGTCGACGCCGGCGTGGAGCGCATCCGTGGCGAGGTCGCGAAGCTGCTCGACAAGGGCCGGATCTCCCCCGACGACGCCAACCGCATCACGGCCCTCGTCAGCGGCTCGGTGTCCTACGACGCCTTCGCCGATGCCGACTGGGTGATCGAGGCCGTCTTCGAGGAGATGACCGTCAAGCAGGAGGTCTTCCGGAAGATCGAGCAGGTCATCGCACCGGACGCCATCCTCGCCACCAACACCTCGTCGTTGTCGGTCTCCGAGATGGGCTCGGTGCTGTCCGACCCGTCGCGCCTGGTCGGGTTCCACTTCTTCAACCCGGTCGCCGTCATGCCGTTGCTCGAGGTCGTCCGCACCGCCGACACCTCCGACGAGACGCTCGTCACGGCACTCGCCGTCGCGAAGACGCTCAAGAAGACGGCGATCATCACGGCCGACCAGCCGGGCTTCGTCGTCAACAGGGTGCTCGCACGGGTCCTCGGTGAGGCCATGCGCGGCGTCGAGCAGGGCACCTCGTTCGACGTCGTGGCGGCCGGCGCCGCACCGCTGGGACTGCCGATGTCGCCGTTCGAGCTGCTCGAGCTCGTCGGTCTGCCGGTCGGGGCGCACGTGCTCGACTCGCATCACGCCGCGTGGCCGGAGCGCTTCTACCCCGGTGACGGGCTGAAGAAGATCGCCGAGCACGGGAAGATCCTCACCCGCGACAAGAAGGGCAACGCGACCGGGTACGACCCCGCCGCCGTCAAGCTCGTCGCGCCGTCCAAGAAGGACGCGAAGCCCGTCGACGCCGCAGCGATGCAGCAGCGCTTCGAGGACGCCCTGGCCGA
- a CDS encoding thiolase family protein, with protein MPKASDVVFVDGVRTPFGRAGEKGVFWKTRSDDLAVHAMRGLLDRNASLDTAAVDDVAVAATTQQGDQGLTLGRTVGMLAGLPKSVPGYAIDRMCAGAMTSVTTLAGAIAFGAADIAIAGGVEHMGRHPMGFNSDPNPRFIAERMVSSDALVMGSTAERLHDRFPAITKDRTDAYAVQSQQRYAAAWAAGKLQPDVIPVEVNKGDGWDVVSTDEPPRPGTTLEALAALKTPFRPHGRVTAGNAAGLNDGATMSLLASAEGAKEHGLPTKMRMVSFAFAGVEPEVMGVGPVPATDKALSKAGLSIDDIGLFEINEAFAVQVLAFLDNYGIAQDSANVNAWGGAIAVGHPLASSGVRLMTQLAAQFAERPDVQYGITTMCIGLGQGGTVIWENPGFSKSAARSARKGA; from the coding sequence TTGCCAAAGGCATCAGACGTCGTGTTCGTGGACGGAGTACGGACGCCGTTCGGACGAGCCGGCGAGAAGGGGGTGTTCTGGAAGACCCGGTCCGACGACCTCGCGGTGCACGCGATGCGCGGACTGCTCGACCGGAACGCCTCGCTCGACACCGCAGCGGTGGACGACGTCGCCGTCGCGGCGACCACGCAGCAGGGTGACCAGGGACTGACCCTCGGCCGCACCGTCGGCATGCTGGCCGGCCTGCCGAAGTCGGTCCCGGGGTACGCGATCGACCGCATGTGCGCCGGTGCCATGACGAGCGTCACGACGCTCGCGGGTGCCATCGCCTTCGGTGCCGCGGACATCGCGATCGCCGGCGGCGTCGAGCACATGGGACGCCACCCGATGGGCTTCAACTCCGACCCGAACCCGCGGTTCATCGCCGAGCGCATGGTGTCCAGCGACGCACTGGTCATGGGTTCCACCGCCGAGCGCCTGCACGACCGCTTCCCGGCGATCACGAAGGACCGCACGGACGCCTACGCCGTCCAGTCGCAGCAGCGCTACGCCGCCGCCTGGGCAGCCGGCAAGCTGCAGCCGGACGTGATCCCGGTCGAGGTGAACAAGGGCGACGGCTGGGACGTCGTCAGCACCGACGAGCCGCCGCGTCCGGGCACGACGCTCGAGGCACTGGCCGCGCTGAAGACGCCCTTCCGCCCGCACGGACGGGTCACCGCGGGCAACGCCGCCGGCCTCAACGACGGCGCGACGATGAGCCTGCTCGCCTCGGCCGAGGGCGCCAAGGAGCACGGCCTGCCCACGAAGATGCGGATGGTCTCGTTCGCCTTCGCCGGCGTCGAGCCCGAGGTCATGGGTGTCGGCCCGGTCCCCGCCACCGACAAGGCGCTGTCGAAGGCCGGCCTGTCGATCGACGACATCGGCTTGTTCGAGATCAACGAGGCGTTCGCGGTGCAGGTGCTCGCGTTCCTCGACAACTACGGCATCGCCCAGGACTCCGCGAACGTCAACGCGTGGGGCGGCGCGATCGCCGTCGGCCACCCGCTGGCGTCGAGCGGTGTCCGACTGATGACGCAGCTCGCGGCGCAGTTCGCCGAGCGTCCGGACGTCCAGTACGGCATCACCACGATGTGCATCGGGCTCGGGCAGGGCGGCACCGTCATCTGGGAGAACCCCGGTTTCAGCAAGTCCGCAGCACGTTCGGCTCGGAAGGGGGCATGA
- a CDS encoding HRDC domain-containing protein, translating into MESRDDYLAAVAAIAAGHGPVAVDAERASGYRYSQRAYLIQVFRRGAGAYLFDPIPIGDFSELQAAIVDEEWLFHAASQDLPCLQEVGLVPTRIFDTELGARIAGFPRVGLGAVVEQLLGITLAKAHSAADWSTRPLPQSWLVYASLDVELLPDLRDALAAKLDEAGKSRIAEEEFDAVLHRAPKPVRAEPWRRLSGMHALRGARALAIARSLWLARDEYARAADIAPGRTIPDAAIVAAAAAAPASRAELGGLKAFTGRASRSELDRWWAAVDEGRTTEDLPKLRGSGEATLPPPRAWADRNPAADRRYKAARAAVTKRSEELDIPLENLLTPETLRVVSWAPPSPPSTELVGAALAAHEARPWQVEELASVIASAFVAAAQQPAATDDVES; encoded by the coding sequence ATCGAGTCGCGCGACGACTACCTGGCCGCCGTCGCGGCGATCGCTGCGGGTCACGGCCCCGTCGCCGTCGACGCCGAGCGCGCCAGCGGCTACCGCTACTCGCAGCGCGCCTACCTGATCCAGGTGTTCCGCCGCGGTGCCGGCGCGTACCTGTTCGACCCGATCCCGATCGGCGACTTCTCCGAGCTGCAGGCGGCCATCGTCGACGAGGAGTGGCTCTTCCACGCCGCGTCGCAGGACCTGCCGTGCCTGCAGGAGGTCGGCCTCGTCCCGACCCGCATCTTCGACACCGAACTCGGCGCACGCATCGCCGGGTTCCCCCGGGTCGGCCTCGGCGCGGTCGTCGAGCAGCTGCTCGGGATCACGCTCGCCAAAGCGCACTCGGCGGCCGACTGGTCGACCCGACCGCTGCCGCAGTCGTGGCTCGTGTACGCATCGCTCGACGTCGAACTCCTGCCGGACCTGCGCGACGCCCTCGCCGCGAAACTCGACGAGGCCGGCAAGTCCCGCATCGCGGAAGAGGAGTTCGACGCGGTGCTGCACCGCGCCCCGAAGCCCGTCCGCGCCGAGCCGTGGCGCCGGCTGTCCGGCATGCACGCGCTCCGTGGCGCCCGCGCGCTCGCGATCGCCCGGTCGCTCTGGCTCGCCCGCGACGAGTACGCCCGCGCGGCCGACATCGCTCCCGGGCGCACCATCCCCGACGCCGCGATCGTCGCAGCGGCCGCCGCCGCACCCGCGTCGCGCGCCGAACTCGGCGGTCTGAAGGCGTTCACGGGGCGGGCCAGCCGGTCCGAGCTCGACCGATGGTGGGCCGCGGTGGACGAGGGCCGGACGACCGAGGACCTGCCGAAGCTCCGCGGATCCGGCGAGGCCACGCTCCCGCCGCCCCGCGCCTGGGCCGACCGCAATCCCGCGGCCGACCGCCGGTACAAGGCCGCCCGTGCTGCGGTGACGAAGCGGTCCGAGGAGCTCGACATCCCACTCGAGAACCTGCTCACCCCGGAGACCCTCCGGGTGGTGTCGTGGGCACCGCCGTCGCCACCGTCGACCGAGCTGGTCGGGGCTGCCCTCGCCGCGCACGAGGCCCGTCCGTGGCAGGTGGAGGAACTGGCCTCGGTCATCGCCTCGGCCTTTGTCGCTGCTGCACAGCAGCCCGCGGCGACGGATGACGTCGAGTCGTAG
- a CDS encoding DUF3000 domain-containing protein, translated as MSETREPDAFARLRAFVSSGSSRSETTVTEIPSPTRIAPFSIALAADVSGTAHGVESDLGTGRFIALYDPEEPEGWGGAFRVVSFAQAPLEPEIGVDEFVADVTWSWLVDALETHGAEYDHASGTATKIISRGYGDLAAQGDGAQLELRASWTPRGDDLTAHVRAWQDIVAMLAGLPPASDGVTLLAPRRLAK; from the coding sequence GTGTCCGAAACCCGAGAGCCCGACGCCTTCGCGCGGCTCCGCGCGTTCGTGTCCTCCGGCAGCAGCCGCTCCGAGACCACCGTCACCGAGATCCCCTCGCCCACGCGGATCGCACCGTTCTCGATCGCCCTGGCGGCGGACGTGTCCGGCACCGCGCACGGCGTCGAGTCGGACCTCGGCACCGGGCGCTTCATCGCCCTGTACGACCCCGAAGAACCCGAGGGCTGGGGCGGCGCGTTCCGGGTGGTCTCGTTCGCGCAAGCACCACTCGAACCCGAGATCGGCGTCGACGAGTTCGTTGCCGACGTCACGTGGAGCTGGCTCGTCGACGCACTCGAGACGCACGGCGCCGAGTACGACCACGCCTCGGGCACGGCCACCAAGATCATCTCGCGCGGGTACGGCGACCTCGCCGCACAGGGCGACGGCGCCCAGCTGGAACTCCGCGCATCGTGGACGCCGCGCGGTGACGACCTCACCGCGCACGTCAGGGCGTGGCAGGACATCGTCGCCATGCTCGCCGGTCTGCCTCCTGCCTCGGACGGCGTGACCCTGTTGGCCCCGAGGAGGCTCGCCAAGTGA
- a CDS encoding alpha/beta fold hydrolase: MSRSARPAEDAVQETARSAGFIALGAGLAAAAVGTAVIGGFVAAVARAVVTPDRKRTERVPIHAVDPVRMTVTIERTADTELQGRYSLWFGAGTGHMRVGEVLGATDTTVTRRIIAIDAGDPTAARRGRWGGWFYLTPGELDVPVEDIDIPTPNGPAPAWVVRADDSDAPWAVLVHGRGVTRAETIRAVPVFRAAGYSVVLASWRNDGVAPPSVDGRYGLGSTEWEDVDAVLRWLSAQNAQSVVLMGWSMGGAVVLQTLLRSRFAGLVDGVVLESPVVDWHAVLKSQSQLIGLPRPVRKVAQRLLRTPVLHRLAGLQRPVDLRELDMVTRSAELTVPILLLHSDDDGFVPSSASHDLARARPDLVRLEVQTTARHTKLWNHDADWFDARILAWLTEVVQRRGAASAR; encoded by the coding sequence ATGTCCCGATCCGCGCGACCCGCCGAGGACGCCGTCCAGGAGACCGCACGATCGGCCGGGTTCATCGCACTCGGCGCCGGTCTGGCCGCCGCCGCGGTGGGAACGGCCGTCATCGGTGGCTTCGTCGCCGCCGTCGCCCGCGCCGTCGTCACCCCAGACCGCAAGCGCACCGAACGCGTCCCGATCCACGCCGTCGACCCGGTCCGGATGACCGTGACCATCGAGCGGACCGCCGACACCGAGCTGCAGGGCCGCTACTCCCTCTGGTTCGGCGCCGGCACCGGGCACATGCGCGTCGGTGAGGTCCTCGGCGCCACCGACACCACCGTCACGCGCCGCATCATCGCGATCGACGCCGGCGACCCGACCGCTGCACGCCGCGGCCGCTGGGGCGGCTGGTTCTACCTGACCCCCGGCGAACTCGACGTACCCGTCGAGGACATCGACATCCCCACCCCGAACGGGCCTGCACCCGCCTGGGTCGTCCGTGCCGACGACTCGGATGCCCCGTGGGCCGTCCTGGTGCACGGGCGCGGCGTCACCCGCGCCGAGACCATCCGCGCCGTCCCGGTGTTCCGCGCCGCCGGCTACTCGGTCGTGCTCGCGTCGTGGCGGAACGACGGCGTCGCACCGCCGAGCGTCGACGGCCGGTACGGCCTCGGCAGCACCGAGTGGGAGGACGTCGACGCCGTCCTCCGATGGCTCAGTGCGCAGAACGCTCAGAGCGTCGTGCTGATGGGGTGGTCGATGGGCGGTGCTGTCGTGCTCCAGACCCTGTTGCGCTCGCGCTTCGCCGGGCTCGTCGACGGCGTGGTGCTCGAGTCGCCCGTCGTCGACTGGCACGCGGTGCTCAAGTCGCAGAGTCAGTTGATAGGACTGCCGCGGCCGGTCCGCAAGGTCGCGCAGCGCCTGCTCCGAACGCCGGTGCTCCACCGGTTGGCGGGGCTGCAGCGGCCCGTCGACCTGCGCGAGCTCGACATGGTCACGCGGTCCGCCGAGCTCACGGTGCCGATCCTGCTCCTGCACAGTGACGACGACGGGTTCGTGCCGTCCTCGGCATCGCATGACCTGGCCCGCGCCCGACCCGACCTGGTGCGGCTCGAGGTGCAGACCACGGCCCGGCACACCAAGCTCTGGAACCACGACGCCGACTGGTTCGACGCCCGGATCCTCGCGTGGCTCACCGAGGTGGTCCAGCGGCGCGGGGCGGCCAGCGCGCGGTAG
- a CDS encoding immunity 26/phosphotriesterase HocA family protein: MFGRRSKPDRSTQQFHQADSGAQLFAQLLTETRADPETLFTIEVVDHGWPGRDLDERARQLRRTRVPRTPLAAPDPRGPSTPSGTASVFSPCSRPPFAAAAGDVFLIPDGAGGVLLGHVISEHFDAVYVAVFQRPEEVPPPADPLVVLATQPVIAGLTLPARFQPGMWEVVGTTTPDSDRLLPAYSWGTATDVEHVTDFSGKRSRPASEVEAETVPHRMVVSPFFVDIAVRAVVGLVDWHPDFEHLRYRATPRSVDLFPRT, from the coding sequence ATGTTCGGTAGACGGAGCAAGCCCGATCGGTCGACGCAGCAGTTTCACCAGGCCGACAGCGGCGCACAACTGTTCGCGCAGCTCCTGACCGAGACGCGCGCTGACCCCGAAACGTTGTTCACAATCGAAGTCGTCGACCACGGATGGCCGGGTCGGGACCTCGACGAGCGCGCACGCCAGCTCCGGCGCACCAGGGTGCCACGGACACCACTCGCGGCACCGGATCCAAGGGGACCCAGCACCCCCTCCGGGACAGCCAGTGTGTTCTCCCCATGCAGCCGTCCGCCGTTCGCGGCCGCCGCTGGCGACGTCTTCCTCATACCGGACGGAGCGGGCGGTGTTTTGCTCGGGCACGTGATATCGGAACATTTCGATGCCGTCTACGTCGCCGTCTTCCAACGTCCCGAAGAAGTACCGCCGCCGGCGGATCCGCTCGTGGTGCTCGCGACGCAGCCCGTCATCGCCGGACTGACCCTGCCGGCGCGGTTCCAGCCAGGCATGTGGGAGGTCGTCGGCACCACGACGCCCGACTCTGACCGGCTCCTCCCCGCGTACTCCTGGGGCACTGCCACCGACGTCGAACACGTCACGGATTTCTCCGGCAAGAGGTCGCGGCCGGCGAGCGAGGTCGAGGCAGAGACCGTCCCCCATCGGATGGTCGTATCCCCGTTCTTCGTCGACATCGCCGTCCGTGCGGTGGTAGGCCTGGTCGACTGGCACCCGGACTTCGAACACCTGCGATACCGGGCTACGCCACGGTCAGTCGATCTCTTCCCACGGACCTGA
- a CDS encoding DUF6188 family protein, which translates to MRLSVVGETVNFIGIDHMVTLRFSNGASTAFESTFTVREPSGAISQVAPDGDKSSLVPALRLHTQTVIEARIDESSLELTFSSGVVLRADPDAQYESWHYTGPERPPVRVIALGGGDLFTSIPDDEDDRAE; encoded by the coding sequence ATGCGCCTGTCCGTTGTGGGAGAAACCGTCAATTTCATCGGAATCGACCACATGGTCACGTTGCGCTTCTCCAACGGTGCAAGCACGGCTTTCGAATCCACATTCACGGTGCGTGAGCCGAGCGGAGCCATTTCCCAAGTTGCCCCGGACGGCGACAAGTCTTCGCTCGTTCCAGCCTTGCGTCTGCACACCCAGACGGTAATCGAGGCCCGGATCGACGAAAGCTCTCTGGAGCTGACCTTCTCCAGCGGAGTCGTGCTGAGAGCCGATCCTGACGCGCAGTACGAGTCTTGGCACTACACCGGCCCGGAGAGACCGCCGGTGCGGGTGATCGCTCTCGGGGGCGGAGATCTGTTCACCTCGATCCCAGACGACGAAGATGACCGAGCTGAATAA